The Trichoderma breve strain T069 chromosome 2, whole genome shotgun sequence DNA segment GACCGTTCCTACCGTCGACACCATAGGCGCCAACAAGCTTCGAGGGGCTGCGCTGGAAGACAGATTCCCGCTGGTCAGCGCGGGGAGGCGAGGGTGTCTCGGGCATGAGATAGAAGTAGAGGAATTCGAcaagcttgagcttgacCTCACGAGAGGTGGATCGGGATTTGAAGAGAGATGTAACGGTCATGAGGCCGTCAAGCCCTTCGAAAGTGCGTGTGTTGTTGGGTGTGTCGATGAGAGCGACGACAAGAGTCAACAGGGTAGCAGACTGGATCGCCGGGCAGTTGTAAGGTTCGAGGAGATCTAACAAgagctgcaaaagagaaCGATATGTGGTCAGGCCGGGATATTCGTCATAAGAGCCTTGGGGTTCATGGCTTACATTCATATTTTGCTCCCGCGCAAACAGAGACTTGCTGGGAGGGTGCAGCAGGGTGACGCCTTGAATGAGGTCAAGCGCACTGAGAATGAGTAAATCGTTCTGGCCGTCGCTGCCCTTGGCCATGAGCCTATCCAGCGTGCTGATCAGGCGCATGGCAACATTCCACTCGAATCCCTCCTGCAGCTTGAAGAACTCGCGAAAGGCCGGGTCCTGGGTGAGCTGGGCGAGATCCTTGCGAGGGGCCACGGCggaggcatcgtcatcgtcgttgGGCACAGtcgaggacaaggaagaagatcGTCCTCGCCCCGAAGCAGCGTTTGACAGGCAGATTTGCGCCAGTAAGCCTTCTACCTGGCGCAGACCCTTTCGGATCTTGGGTCCATCGTAGGAGGAGAGGTTGTCGAAAGCGAGTGACAGGAGAGCTTCCATTGGGGGCGGGTAATGGTAATCTCGGTAATCGATGGCGGCGGGTATGACTATTTGGTTAATAAGGACTGGCTGATCCTGTGTTGATAGGGAggaacaacaacagcaagaATCTAAATAAATTGGCGAAGAAATGAAAAACAAggttcctctttttttttgtcctttgtttgctttgtttATTAGTGGGTGGGGAGGTGGGATGCAGTTAATTTTGAGAAACGAAGGTATTGGAGTGAGATGTGGTTGTGGCAAATTGGATGCCAGGATATGGTGCGGTGATGTTAATACACGGCGAAAGAGAAAGTATAAGGCATCCAGGTTGGGGGTATCAAAGGAGGACTGGAAGCAATGGCataaaaagagagagagaggatcAACAAGCAGGGAGAGGTGATGCGAAATGCAACTGCGTCAATCAATGACAGTGCAATGACAAAAAAGCAAGGCATCTGCCGGGAGGTTCCAGAGGGCTGGTTCAGCATCAtgtggctgccgctgctcatTTCCCCGGCAACGGCGAGCATCCAGGGAGACGAGGAGCCTTACAGAGTACAGGCACACACGAAATCGAGAGTTTAGTGGCCTACAGGCGGGGTGGCAGTGATTAAGACTCCACTGTGACGGCGGGCTAGTGCTTCGCGGGAGCGCCGAAGGGACCTGGCCAGGCTCTGAAACTTGCAGTGCTTGCAGCGGACAACGGCTGCACGCCATTTAACTCGACGAAAATTACACTGGACCCTGGACCTTGTCAATAGAGGTGCCCGGTATGATTCGACCAGAACGATTTGATTGATGTCTTAGAAGCTCAGCTTGCTCAGCCCATGACTGGAGATTGGATGACTAACATTAAGattgtactccgtacatgcgAGGATACATTTCTATCCTCCGCCAATGGCAGTCGCGAAGATGTATTTCAAGAGTATTTCGACATGCGGGCTTTGCCGCGGATATGCAGCTATTCCGCAACGCCCGTATAAGCTTAGAGCTGGTTCCTCAACTCTCAATGTCTCCATCACAGACCCTAGGCATCTTTACTAATAAGGTGCATGCATAATCAGACTGCAGCACTTGAGCCGAGATGGCAAACCAAGGTTATTCTCATTCTATCATGCAATAGCGTACGAGTTGAGCTTAGAGCTGAAACTTAGCCCCAGCACGTCACATGCTGGTAAGGTTATGGATCGATTCCATCAAGTCCTGCTTGTGATACTCCATAGTCCTCGCTTCGCAGCCCTGCTCCACGTTTTGGTCGATCTAATTCTGCACCAATTGCCATATGACGCGTTTACCCAAGAACCCAGTTGACATGAAGAGCCCATCCCTTCTTAAGACTAGTCGGGACGGGTGTTGAAATGGACGCGTAGCATCAAATTGCCTCGATTCAGTTTACAACTCTTGATATGGATGTCCTTTGGCAACTGCCTGATGCTATCACAAGccacaagcacaaagaaTCCTACTTCTACTCCGCCAATCGACTCAACTCAACATCAGGCTGCCATCTCGGCACTTTGACTAGCCAGGCTACAGTCCGTTGCACCGGATCCTCACCATCTTGACGCGAATTCCTCCAGTATCTCCAGCCTTGCCGAACCACGTATGCAAGCAGCTGCGAGGACAGGCAGCACAATTCGGCTCGGCCAACTTCATCATCGAACCCGGCAAACCGGCGACCATACGGCCTTCTGGTGCTTCCCGAAGCTCTTGACTGCAGCCAACATGCATAAACCGCATCCCCGTTCTGCAGGTTCTGCAGTCCGGCGTCGTTCTGATAGGGCCGCGGCCAACGCTGTCAACTATCATGTCTTCTACTAATCACTTGAGCCCCGCCTGTACACATATGTAGTCCAGTACGAGCACTCGTAGAGCTCCGGTGAACCAAACTTGCGGTATGCACATGTACTCCGCACCTCGACTCTTGTTCACCACCAGACCCCGCCACTTCCAACCAGCTCCACGGCCCTCAGCTGgcgccacagcagcagctgcaagtaTAAGACCATAATCCGCCTCTGGTGAAAACGATTCCAATGCAGTCCGAATTCACAGTCTCTCCAGGCGCAATCCCTCCCAGGACATCCAGCAGCGGCCTTCAGTCCCGGCGACAGCGTCAGAGTCAGAGCTTCACCTTTACAAACGCCTTCGCCTCGTCGCTCCCCCGTCTggaatcttcttccagttccagtgccgctgccgcttccgcttccggctctgctgccgctgccgttgTCGAACCCCTAATCGAGCTCCAAAGCGAAGCCGAGTGGCTTGACCCACGCTCCAAGCTAGGCAAACGCCCAGAACAAATGGCAAAGCGGCCCTTGCACCCTCAACCTCCGCCCCGGAGAAGCTCCAAGCGAGTAAACTACGGCGAGCTCAAcagcaccaccaacaacCTGAACATTAACAACAACGGCAAAGACGACATGCAGCACCAAATCAATCCCTCGGCGCCTCCCGACGTCGCGCGCTTCGCCCACGATGATTTCGACTTTCGAAGCCGCGGCACTTGGACCGACGACAAGGAGCACATCGTAAGAGGCCCGTTCGAGTACTCCACCGGCCACCCGGGCAAGGACTTTCGCTCCCAGATCATCGCCGCCTTCAACGCCTTCCTCGACGTGCCGCCCGAGagcctcaaggccatcacaAGCGTCGTGGGCATGCTCCACGAAGCCTCGCTGCTGGTCGACGACGTTCAGGATTCGTCCGAACTGCGCCGCGGCTTTCCCGTCGCCCACAACATCTTCGGCGTCGCCCAGACCATCAATTCCGCGAATTACATATATTTCGCCGCGCTGCAGGAGCTCGTCAAGCTCGGCAACCAGAACGTCATCCAGCTGTTCGccgaggagctgctcaaccTGCACCGCGGCCAGGGCATGGACCTCTTCTGGAGAGATACCCTCACCTGCCCCACGGAGGATGACTACCTCGAGATGGTGGGCAACAAGACCGGCGGCCTGTTCCGCCTCGGCATCAAGCTGATGCAGGCCGAATCGACCACCAACGTCGACTGCGTGCCcctcgtcaacatcatcggCCTCATCTTCCAGATCCGCGACGACTACATGAACCTGTCATCGAGCGAGTATAGCCACAAC contains these protein-coding regions:
- a CDS encoding polyprenyl synthetase domain-containing protein, with the protein product MQSEFTVSPGAIPPRTSSSGLQSRRQRQSQSFTFTNAFASSLPRLESSSSSSAAAASASGSAAAAVVEPLIELQSEAEWLDPRSKLGKRPEQMAKRPLHPQPPPRRSSKRVNYGELNSTTNNLNINNNGKDDMQHQINPSAPPDVARFAHDDFDFRSRGTWTDDKEHIVRGPFEYSTGHPGKDFRSQIIAAFNAFLDVPPESLKAITSVVGMLHEASLLVDDVQDSSELRRGFPVAHNIFGVAQTINSANYIYFAALQELVKLGNQNVIQLFAEELLNLHRGQGMDLFWRDTLTCPTEDDYLEMVGNKTGGLFRLGIKLMQAESTTNVDCVPLVNIIGLIFQIRDDYMNLSSSEYSHNKGMCEDLTEGKFSFPVIHSIRADPVDLQLINILKQKTTDVQVKRYAVSYMESKGSFDYTRQVVGTLIERARKMVAELDDESGRAAGIYKILDKMTISS
- a CDS encoding cell division control protein 14, SIN component domain-containing protein, giving the protein MEALLSLAFDNLSSYDGPKIRKGLRQVEGLLAQICLSNAASGRGRSSSLSSTVPNDDDDASAVAPRKDLAQLTQDPAFREFFKLQEGFEWNVAMRLISTLDRLMAKGSDGQNDLLILSALDLIQGVTLLHPPSKSLFAREQNMNLLLDLLEPYNCPAIQSATLLTLVVALIDTPNNTRTFEGLDGLMTVTSLFKSRSTSREVKLKLVEFLYFYLMPETPSPPRADQRESVFQRSPSKLVGAYGVDGRNGRKRANSNGVITLTTAEKQQLLSRHLSSVEDLVKDLRNCAPFGGIVC